The proteins below come from a single Candidatus Poribacteria bacterium genomic window:
- a CDS encoding acyl-CoA thioesterase gives MPTEYQTKRKVEFADTDMAGIVHFTRFFVFMETAEHEFLRSLGTSVATEWNGDKIGWPRLAASCEYLSPLRFEDEVDIRLSVIKKGTKSLTYQFHFTHQGKDIARGQITAVCCITNPGEKLRAIPIPDFIADQIFYSGSEK, from the coding sequence ATGCCCACCGAGTACCAAACCAAACGCAAAGTTGAATTTGCTGATACCGATATGGCGGGGATCGTCCATTTTACACGATTTTTTGTCTTTATGGAGACGGCGGAACACGAATTTCTCCGGAGTTTAGGGACAAGTGTTGCCACCGAATGGAACGGAGATAAGATCGGATGGCCCCGACTTGCGGCTTCGTGTGAATACTTAAGTCCGCTCCGATTTGAGGATGAGGTGGACATTCGCCTCAGCGTCATCAAAAAGGGGACGAAATCCCTCACCTACCAATTCCATTTTACACATCAAGGAAAAGACATCGCGCGTGGGCAGATAACGGCAGTCTGTTGTATAACGAACCCCGGTGAGAAACTCCGCGCGATTCCTATCCCAGATTTCATCGCTGATCAAATTTTTTATAGTGGATCCGAAAAATAA
- a CDS encoding ABC transporter permease has translation MDCKVGVQLILNFTIKAMHRFSLGSFKYFWRIHFIVALCTAVATGVLAGALIVGDSVKGSLRGLTKERLGTIQHALLADRFFPPDVLNRQNTVSAILLNGTVVAPQTQTRASKVNILGVHESFFTFWEGSAPPRLNKTAAQTFNPIVINEALQRELNVNVGDTLLVNVPQAADIHPEFLLGERDTSEAIQSLRLIVSEIVPTENAGRFSLRAHQSLPLNAFIALPVLQRVLGQEDRINALFTAEAIPISSDDLAVHMDALDLEIQERGTHFDLQSQQYLLKPIFSDLALTIAAENGIPTLPTLTYLANTISAKANTVPYSTIVALPVDDAEFFELLNKNATEDENQARNEMEGDSNTGNSPLPNAVVSPQGKFKIILNTWAATDLGVEIGDQISITYYRVGAGEEYITETASFLLHGILPIEGITADRDLIPTFPGIHDTADMSEWESPFPLDYSLIRSKDEVYWDEYGATPKAFIPLETGQQLWKNRFGDLTAIRFGIAPNASLQATRTLFETEFLKKIQPEGMGFRFLALQADGLQAATGATDFGMLFSSLSAFIIIAVALLVGMLFRIGVEQRSREIGILQAIGYPLTQIRRQFLYEGVIIAGIGSLCGCLLAIGYAQLMIYGLQTWWLPAIGTPFMELHVSIWSLLIGAVISLSVVMLSIRLTVHKFGRASTVSLLAGKTDFVDTTLTHEYRAKKMRYLRWLAAVIGLGVGIWIEQPVVSLLFVALLIIGIGAEAFDKWLKSQNIPKQLNRTRFAIRNAARQPGRSKTCVTTISIACCIIVAVGANRHDAPPETEYAFVAESALPLHHNLNTPDGRFELGFSDKASGLLSASEVIPFRVLPGEDVSCLNLYQPQKPQILGASDAMIGKDPWVGLYLMSTESGKIPAIGDEKSLRWILHHDPDDDFIVQDEFGTPLHLELETVVNSLFQSQLIISESNFTKYFPSQSGYQFFLIKTPPALREETAQVLEKTLGDYGFDLASAAARLASYRAVENTYISTFQSLGGLGVLLGTFGLALVLFRNIIERRGELATLRAFGFGRRLLSWMLFLESSFLLVSGMFIGIVAGLASIFASQGHLPPFPWFSLTITLLFIFGFGIIANAVAVTVALRSPLLTTLKSDF, from the coding sequence ATGGACTGCAAGGTGGGTGTCCAATTAATTCTAAACTTTACTATAAAGGCTATGCATAGATTCTCTTTAGGGTCTTTCAAATATTTTTGGCGGATACATTTCATCGTCGCACTCTGCACGGCTGTGGCAACCGGTGTCCTTGCAGGGGCATTGATCGTCGGGGATTCCGTCAAAGGAAGTCTGCGTGGCTTAACAAAGGAACGACTCGGCACAATCCAACATGCCCTGCTTGCTGACCGTTTTTTTCCACCAGATGTCCTAAACCGACAGAACACAGTCTCAGCAATCCTGCTGAACGGGACAGTCGTCGCGCCGCAAACGCAGACGCGAGCCTCGAAGGTGAACATCCTCGGTGTTCATGAAAGTTTCTTCACCTTTTGGGAAGGCAGTGCTCCCCCACGCCTGAACAAAACCGCGGCACAAACCTTCAATCCCATTGTCATCAACGAGGCACTCCAGCGCGAGCTGAACGTCAACGTAGGGGATACACTCCTCGTAAATGTCCCGCAAGCCGCTGACATCCATCCAGAATTCCTCCTCGGCGAACGCGATACCTCCGAGGCTATCCAAAGTCTACGCTTGATTGTCAGTGAGATTGTGCCTACTGAGAACGCTGGCAGATTTAGCCTTCGCGCCCATCAAAGTCTGCCGTTGAATGCTTTCATCGCGCTCCCGGTTTTACAAAGGGTGCTTGGACAAGAGGATCGGATAAACGCCCTGTTTACAGCGGAGGCAATTCCGATTTCGTCTGACGATCTCGCAGTGCACATGGACGCACTCGACTTGGAGATTCAAGAACGCGGCACTCACTTTGATCTCCAAAGTCAGCAGTATCTCCTGAAACCGATCTTTTCTGACCTCGCACTCACCATCGCTGCTGAAAACGGCATTCCAACGCTCCCGACACTCACCTATCTCGCGAATACAATCTCTGCTAAGGCGAATACGGTTCCATATTCGACAATTGTCGCACTTCCCGTTGATGATGCGGAGTTTTTTGAACTTCTTAACAAAAATGCTACCGAAGACGAAAACCAAGCCCGTAATGAAATGGAGGGCGACTCGAACACGGGAAACTCTCCACTCCCAAACGCCGTTGTTTCTCCGCAAGGAAAGTTTAAAATAATCCTCAATACATGGGCGGCGACCGACCTTGGCGTAGAAATCGGAGACCAAATCAGCATAACATACTATCGCGTTGGAGCAGGAGAAGAATACATCACAGAAACGGCGTCTTTCCTGTTGCATGGAATTTTGCCAATTGAAGGTATCACCGCCGATAGAGACCTCATCCCAACTTTTCCCGGTATCCATGATACCGCTGATATGTCCGAGTGGGAATCCCCATTCCCGCTCGATTATTCCTTGATTCGCAGTAAAGACGAAGTGTATTGGGATGAATACGGCGCAACACCGAAAGCGTTTATTCCGCTCGAAACCGGTCAGCAACTTTGGAAAAACCGATTCGGCGATCTCACCGCGATTCGGTTCGGTATCGCGCCAAACGCAAGTCTTCAAGCAACACGCACGCTTTTTGAAACCGAATTCCTCAAAAAGATTCAACCCGAAGGGATGGGATTCCGATTCTTGGCGCTTCAAGCTGATGGACTGCAAGCCGCCACCGGCGCAACAGATTTCGGAATGCTCTTTAGCAGTCTGAGTGCCTTTATCATAATTGCTGTCGCCTTGTTGGTGGGGATGCTTTTCCGTATCGGTGTAGAGCAAAGATCGCGTGAAATTGGTATTTTACAAGCCATCGGTTATCCGCTCACTCAGATTCGCCGTCAGTTCCTTTATGAAGGTGTCATTATCGCCGGTATCGGGAGTCTATGCGGGTGTCTGCTCGCGATTGGGTATGCACAATTGATGATATATGGGTTGCAAACGTGGTGGCTACCTGCCATCGGAACCCCGTTTATGGAACTTCACGTCAGTATATGGAGCCTGCTCATTGGCGCGGTTATCTCACTATCTGTTGTGATGCTCTCCATCCGCTTGACTGTTCATAAATTCGGAAGGGCTTCTACCGTTTCGCTCCTCGCAGGTAAAACCGATTTTGTTGATACGACGCTAACACACGAATATAGAGCAAAGAAAATGAGATACCTTCGCTGGTTGGCGGCTGTGATTGGACTCGGCGTAGGTATATGGATAGAGCAGCCTGTGGTGAGCCTACTGTTTGTCGCACTGCTCATTATCGGTATTGGGGCAGAAGCATTCGATAAATGGTTGAAATCTCAGAATATACCGAAACAGTTGAACAGGACCCGATTTGCTATAAGAAACGCAGCTCGACAACCCGGACGGAGCAAGACCTGTGTTACCACCATCAGTATCGCCTGCTGTATCATCGTCGCCGTGGGTGCGAATCGGCACGATGCCCCACCAGAGACAGAATACGCCTTTGTCGCTGAGTCCGCCCTTCCTTTACACCATAACCTAAATACCCCGGACGGTAGGTTTGAACTCGGTTTTTCCGATAAAGCCTCTGGGTTACTAAGTGCATCGGAGGTGATTCCGTTTCGTGTCCTGCCGGGTGAAGATGTCAGTTGCCTGAATCTCTACCAGCCCCAGAAACCGCAAATTCTGGGAGCTTCTGATGCGATGATAGGCAAAGACCCTTGGGTCGGTTTGTATCTGATGTCCACTGAAAGCGGCAAAATTCCTGCGATCGGGGATGAAAAGTCGCTCCGTTGGATCTTGCATCACGACCCGGACGACGATTTCATCGTCCAAGATGAATTTGGCACACCCCTCCATCTCGAACTTGAGACGGTTGTGAACAGTCTCTTCCAAAGCCAGTTGATTATTTCTGAATCCAATTTCACGAAGTATTTCCCCAGCCAAAGCGGATACCAATTTTTTCTCATCAAAACACCGCCTGCTTTGCGGGAGGAGACCGCGCAAGTCTTAGAGAAAACGTTAGGAGACTACGGTTTTGATCTTGCGTCTGCCGCAGCGCGTTTGGCGAGTTATCGAGCGGTTGAAAATACCTATATCTCCACTTTTCAAAGCCTCGGTGGTTTAGGGGTGCTGCTCGGCACCTTCGGGCTGGCACTGGTGCTGTTTAGAAATATCATCGAACGTCGTGGCGAATTGGCGACCCTGCGTGCCTTCGGTTTCGGACGGCGGTTACTCTCGTGGATGCTTTTCCTTGAAAGTAGTTTCCTTCTCGTTAGTGGAATGTTTATCGGGATTGTCGCTGGACTCGCCTCGATTTTCGCTTCGCAGGGACATCTCCCTCCCTTTCCGTGGTTTTCCCTCACAATTACCTTGCTTTTCATCTTCGGTTTTGGTATAATTGCAAATGCCGTTGCGGTTACTGTGGCACTTCGAAGCCCGCTCTTGACAACGCTCAAATCCGATTTTTAA
- a CDS encoding prolyl oligopeptidase family serine peptidase, translating into MLHGTEPLTLDGDLAAQMVEALDGYVSRATADSIEARAGLWNRDYSSHSAYTGSVEPNRARLRKRIGCRDSRLPIEELIYSATTKTAAQLTDDENYTVSRVRWQVFDEVEGEGLLLEPKHNVPMTAQIVALPDADWTPEMIAGVTDELPANAQFARRLAKAGCRVVVPLLINRDDTYSGNPTLGAMTNQPHREFIYRMAFELGRHIIGYEVQKVLSLVDWMSLSDAPIGVMGYGEGGLIALHSAAVDTRIQATAVSGYFQSRQEVWREPIYRNVWGLLHEFGDAEIASLIAPRPLVIETSRGPEIAGPPQVREGRGGAAPGQLVSPPIHAVESEFERAHDFYQQLDSDDALHLVSPIDQLPGSEETLTALLTGLGVENVDIDNHYLLSSDTVDNFDDEARQQRQFMQLVNLSQRFLREAATRRQQFFWEKTDTSSLARWEETCTDAKAYFWDEVIGKCPPPDVPTHPRTRCLYDEPLWKGYEVVLDVWQDVFAYGILLLPNDLQPGEQRPVVVCQHGLEGRPQDTADPRIESVYHSYAAQLADRGFVVYAPQNPYIGQDAFRVIQRKANPVKWSLFSLIVRQHERTLEWLAEQPFVDADRIGFYGLSYGGKTAMRVPALLERYACSICSADFNEWIVKNATYHSRYSYMFGGEYEMPEFDLGNTFNYGEMAGLIAPRPFMVERGHDDGVAPDEWVAHEFAVVRRLYVQLGIADRTEIEFFDGGHQINSDKTFRFLHRHLNWPEPQ; encoded by the coding sequence ATGCTACATGGAACGGAACCTTTAACGTTAGACGGCGATCTTGCCGCACAGATGGTCGAGGCTCTTGATGGGTATGTCTCCCGCGCGACGGCTGATTCTATCGAGGCGCGGGCGGGTTTGTGGAATCGAGATTATAGTTCACACAGTGCGTATACTGGGTCCGTTGAACCCAACCGGGCACGGCTCCGAAAACGGATCGGCTGCCGCGATTCACGGCTACCCATTGAAGAACTCATTTATAGTGCCACGACCAAAACCGCAGCACAACTTACAGATGATGAGAATTACACTGTTTCGCGCGTTCGATGGCAGGTTTTTGATGAGGTAGAGGGTGAAGGACTTTTGTTGGAACCGAAGCATAACGTCCCAATGACTGCACAGATTGTTGCACTGCCCGATGCCGATTGGACACCTGAAATGATAGCAGGGGTAACGGATGAATTACCAGCAAATGCCCAGTTTGCAAGACGTTTGGCGAAAGCAGGATGTCGTGTCGTCGTCCCACTTCTCATCAATCGCGACGATACCTATTCAGGAAACCCAACCCTCGGTGCGATGACGAATCAACCGCACCGCGAATTCATCTATCGGATGGCATTCGAACTCGGACGCCATATCATCGGGTATGAAGTCCAGAAGGTCTTGTCATTAGTGGACTGGATGTCTCTTTCCGACGCCCCGATCGGTGTGATGGGTTACGGTGAAGGCGGATTGATTGCGCTCCACAGCGCAGCAGTCGATACACGGATTCAAGCGACAGCCGTGAGTGGATATTTCCAATCTCGGCAGGAGGTCTGGCGGGAACCCATCTATCGGAATGTGTGGGGATTGCTACACGAATTTGGCGATGCTGAAATTGCGAGCCTTATTGCGCCGCGTCCATTGGTTATCGAAACAAGCCGAGGACCTGAAATCGCCGGTCCACCACAAGTGCGTGAGGGACGTGGCGGTGCCGCGCCCGGTCAATTGGTGTCACCACCGATCCATGCAGTAGAGTCGGAGTTTGAACGGGCTCACGATTTTTATCAGCAGCTTGACAGCGACGATGCCTTGCACCTCGTTTCTCCTATAGATCAATTGCCGGGTTCTGAAGAGACGCTAACTGCTTTGCTTACGGGACTCGGTGTTGAAAACGTAGATATTGACAACCACTACCTTCTCTCCTCGGATACAGTTGACAATTTTGATGACGAGGCACGACAGCAGCGTCAGTTTATGCAGCTGGTAAATCTATCACAACGCTTTTTGAGAGAAGCGGCAACACGACGGCAGCAGTTCTTCTGGGAGAAAACGGATACTTCGTCGCTCGCAAGGTGGGAGGAGACGTGTACCGATGCCAAAGCCTATTTCTGGGACGAAGTTATCGGTAAGTGTCCACCCCCCGATGTGCCTACCCATCCAAGGACGCGGTGCCTCTATGATGAACCGCTCTGGAAAGGCTACGAAGTCGTCCTTGATGTTTGGCAGGACGTTTTCGCTTACGGTATCTTGCTCCTTCCGAACGATCTCCAGCCGGGCGAACAGCGTCCCGTTGTCGTCTGTCAACACGGCTTAGAGGGACGACCCCAGGATACCGCAGATCCGAGAATAGAATCCGTTTATCATTCCTACGCCGCCCAGTTAGCAGATAGGGGGTTCGTCGTCTACGCCCCACAAAATCCGTATATCGGTCAAGATGCCTTCCGGGTCATCCAACGCAAAGCGAATCCGGTGAAATGGTCGCTTTTTTCGTTGATCGTCCGTCAACATGAGCGAACGCTCGAGTGGCTTGCCGAGCAACCCTTCGTTGATGCGGATCGGATCGGTTTTTACGGATTATCCTACGGCGGCAAAACCGCGATGCGGGTCCCCGCGTTGCTCGAACGCTACGCCTGTTCCATCTGTTCCGCCGATTTCAACGAATGGATCGTCAAAAATGCGACCTATCATTCTCGCTACAGTTATATGTTTGGGGGTGAGTATGAGATGCCGGAATTCGATTTAGGAAATACCTTTAACTACGGTGAGATGGCGGGATTGATTGCGCCGCGCCCATTTATGGTGGAACGTGGACATGATGACGGTGTTGCACCAGATGAATGGGTCGCACACGAATTCGCTGTCGTCCGTCGGCTTTACGTTCAATTGGGAATCGCTGATAGAACGGAGATCGAATTCTTTGATGGTGGGCATCAGATTAATTCCGATAAGACGTTCCGGTTCCTGCATCGTCACCTGAATTGGCCCGAACCCCAGTAG
- a CDS encoding ABC transporter ATP-binding protein — MLKVSNISKAYATLEVLRDISFSFTSGTSVAITGPSGSGKSTLLHIIGTLEKPSIGQVEINNTDPFNLSEPELARYRNVVIGFVFQEHHLLPQYSVLENVLIPTLVSDHGSDATERAYELLERVELSHRTTHRPPELSGGERQRVAIARALMNQPDILLCDEPTGNLDTATSETIADLLFELHGVEQNILIVVTHNLALVPRFQQHLQLSNGRMV, encoded by the coding sequence ATGCTGAAAGTCTCCAATATATCCAAAGCTTATGCGACACTCGAGGTCCTACGCGATATTTCCTTTAGTTTCACGAGTGGCACGTCCGTTGCCATTACGGGACCTTCTGGCTCCGGCAAAAGCACGCTTCTTCACATCATCGGCACCTTAGAAAAACCTTCTATCGGACAGGTCGAGATTAACAACACCGATCCATTTAACCTCTCTGAGCCTGAACTGGCGCGATATCGAAATGTTGTCATCGGATTCGTATTTCAAGAGCATCATCTGCTTCCACAATATTCCGTGCTTGAAAATGTCCTTATACCGACACTCGTCTCCGATCACGGATCTGATGCCACCGAACGGGCATACGAACTCCTCGAACGAGTTGAGCTTTCGCATCGGACAACGCATCGACCCCCTGAGCTTTCGGGCGGAGAACGGCAACGGGTTGCGATCGCTCGCGCACTCATGAATCAACCGGATATTCTTCTCTGTGATGAGCCGACCGGAAATTTGGATACTGCTACTTCAGAGACTATCGCTGATCTGCTTTTTGAACTACACGGCGTGGAGCAGAATATACTCATCGTCGTCACGCACAACCTCGCACTCGTCCCACGTTTTCAACAACACCTGCAGCTTTCAAATGGAAGAATGGTTTAA
- a CDS encoding CoA transferase, whose protein sequence is MAGPLDGMKVLDLTRVLAGPYATMLLGDLGAEVLKIEQPGTGDESRNFGPFKNGFSLYFMSVNRGKQSVTLNLKTERGQAIFKQLLKQTDILVENFRPGTMQKLGLDYDTLKGEHPSLIYAACSGFGQTGPYAQQGAYDMIIQGMGGIISITGEPDGPPVRVGTSISDITAALFTTIGVLSALHHRNRTGSGQFVDVAMLDSLVAVLENAVVRYFATGEAPKPLGARHPAITPFEAFASADGHVIIALGNDTLWAKFCEHVDRHELISDERFRTNADRTENHNELFPILSEIMSQRPTDDWIDALGGIGVPCGPINAMDKVVSHPQVQAREMITRIAHDITGEVEVPGVPIKLSETPGNVDAPAPSLGEHTTKVLMDLLKMSADEVEQLRRDGVI, encoded by the coding sequence ATGGCAGGTCCCCTTGATGGCATGAAGGTTTTGGATTTAACCCGAGTTCTCGCTGGTCCCTATGCAACGATGCTCCTTGGCGATCTCGGGGCAGAGGTTCTCAAGATTGAGCAGCCCGGCACAGGAGACGAATCCCGAAATTTCGGTCCCTTCAAAAACGGGTTCAGCCTCTATTTCATGAGCGTAAATCGTGGAAAGCAGAGCGTGACACTCAACCTTAAAACCGAGCGTGGACAGGCGATATTCAAGCAGCTATTGAAGCAGACCGATATCCTCGTTGAGAACTTCCGTCCGGGAACGATGCAAAAATTGGGATTGGACTACGACACATTGAAGGGTGAGCATCCATCGCTTATCTATGCCGCGTGCTCCGGTTTCGGACAGACGGGTCCCTACGCACAGCAGGGCGCTTATGACATGATTATCCAAGGCATGGGGGGTATCATCAGCATTACAGGTGAACCCGATGGACCCCCTGTGCGTGTCGGTACTTCTATTAGCGACATCACCGCTGCCCTTTTCACGACGATCGGAGTCCTCTCCGCATTGCACCACCGCAATCGAACTGGGAGTGGACAGTTTGTCGATGTCGCGATGTTAGATAGCCTCGTTGCTGTCTTAGAAAACGCTGTTGTCCGTTATTTTGCTACGGGTGAAGCCCCGAAACCCTTGGGTGCGAGACACCCAGCAATTACACCCTTTGAAGCGTTTGCCTCTGCGGATGGACACGTCATTATTGCACTCGGAAACGATACCCTCTGGGCAAAGTTCTGTGAACACGTCGATCGTCATGAGCTCATTTCAGATGAACGGTTCCGAACGAATGCGGACCGAACCGAGAACCACAACGAATTGTTTCCCATTCTTTCGGAAATTATGTCCCAGCGTCCGACGGATGACTGGATTGACGCGCTTGGTGGCATCGGTGTACCGTGTGGTCCCATCAATGCAATGGACAAAGTCGTCAGTCATCCACAGGTGCAGGCGCGCGAAATGATTACGCGCATTGCACATGACATCACGGGTGAAGTGGAGGTACCGGGCGTGCCGATTAAACTTTCGGAAACACCCGGGAACGTGGATGCACCTGCACCGAGTCTCGGAGAACATACCACCAAGGTCCTGATGGACCTGTTGAAAATGTCTGCAGATGAAGTGGAGCAGCTAAGACGAGACGGCGTTATTTAA
- a CDS encoding phosphoribosylaminoimidazolesuccinocarboxamide synthase, producing the protein MSQNVITSTDLTNYTPAHRGKVRDLYDLGDELLIISTDRISAFDVVLPNGIPDKGKVLTGLSKFWFKYTESVADNHLISTDVEEYPDALQPDAELLEGRSMLVRKADRVDVECVVRGYLAGSGWSSYQKTGEICGQKLPDGLQESDRLPELLFTPTTKAEQGEHDEPISIEEMRNEVGSELTDQLIEASFALFRAASEHAENTGIILCDTKFEFGQRDGKLIVIDEVFTPDSSRFWPADLYEPGQPQQSFDKQFVRDYLSEIGWNKQPPAPELPETVISKTSEKYREAYRLIAGEEL; encoded by the coding sequence ATGTCTCAGAACGTTATCACGTCTACAGACTTAACGAATTATACACCTGCCCATCGCGGAAAAGTCCGAGATCTCTATGACCTCGGGGACGAACTTCTCATCATTTCCACGGATCGGATTTCCGCCTTTGATGTTGTTCTGCCGAACGGCATTCCAGATAAAGGGAAGGTCTTAACCGGCTTGTCCAAATTCTGGTTCAAGTACACCGAATCCGTCGCCGACAACCATCTCATTTCAACGGATGTCGAAGAGTATCCCGACGCTTTACAACCCGATGCAGAACTTCTTGAAGGACGCTCTATGCTCGTCCGTAAAGCCGATCGCGTTGATGTTGAGTGTGTCGTGCGTGGATACCTCGCAGGTTCCGGTTGGTCCTCCTATCAGAAGACGGGAGAAATTTGTGGTCAGAAACTACCCGACGGACTCCAAGAATCTGACCGGCTCCCCGAACTGCTGTTCACCCCAACGACCAAAGCCGAACAGGGAGAGCATGACGAACCGATCTCCATTGAGGAGATGCGTAACGAGGTCGGTAGCGAACTGACAGATCAGTTGATTGAAGCGAGTTTTGCCCTTTTCAGAGCCGCCAGTGAACACGCCGAAAATACTGGGATTATTCTCTGTGATACCAAGTTTGAATTCGGGCAACGCGACGGTAAACTCATCGTCATTGATGAGGTCTTCACGCCGGACTCTTCTCGGTTCTGGCCCGCAGACCTCTATGAACCCGGTCAACCGCAGCAGAGTTTTGACAAACAGTTCGTGAGAGATTACCTTTCCGAAATCGGTTGGAACAAACAACCGCCCGCACCTGAACTGCCCGAGACTGTTATCTCCAAAACAAGCGAGAAATACCGCGAGGCGTATCGCCTCATCGCCGGTGAGGAATTGTAA
- a CDS encoding methyltransferase domain-containing protein — protein MLYAITVSAGLETIARQELSECLGSDTGHLKILERKPQRILFEYTGNPRELLSLRTAEHLFLILKQIPKMTRSRSSLTAFSGALSRFNFKGAFACCRQMGINTWKRMPFRVTSRLSGKRNFRRVDLQRVVERALIERGWYAGSSKSALDIWAEIHGDDGYISIKLSSNDMAQRPYKQAHIPASLKPTLAYSMVRLSRPHPEDIFLDAMCGAGTILLERAFIKRYRYLIGGDVSTEALDATVTNFGRQHQPRQFFHWDAQNLPLGSNTVDKIVCNLPFGETIGDVSELTRLYRQCLTEYERVLRPRGRMVLLTSQTTLLDDALKQRRSLRVTQKLTVDVRGMRAWMSVVCPKTR, from the coding sequence ATGCTTTATGCAATTACCGTAAGTGCAGGACTCGAAACCATCGCACGCCAAGAGTTATCCGAATGCTTGGGTTCCGACACAGGACATCTGAAAATCCTTGAACGGAAACCGCAACGGATCCTCTTTGAATATACGGGGAACCCGCGTGAACTCCTATCGCTGCGAACAGCCGAACACCTCTTCCTCATCTTAAAGCAGATACCGAAGATGACCCGTTCACGTAGCTCCTTAACGGCATTTAGCGGTGCCCTTTCACGCTTCAATTTCAAGGGAGCGTTTGCGTGTTGTCGGCAGATGGGTATCAACACATGGAAACGGATGCCGTTTCGAGTGACAAGTCGGCTTTCAGGAAAACGCAACTTCCGACGGGTGGATCTCCAGCGCGTGGTTGAGCGGGCATTAATAGAACGCGGGTGGTATGCGGGATCATCAAAATCGGCTTTAGATATTTGGGCAGAGATCCATGGAGACGACGGCTACATCAGCATCAAACTCTCCTCAAACGATATGGCACAACGTCCGTATAAGCAGGCACATATCCCCGCGTCCCTCAAACCGACACTCGCATACAGTATGGTGCGCCTCTCACGCCCGCATCCAGAGGATATTTTTTTGGACGCCATGTGTGGTGCTGGGACGATCCTCTTAGAACGCGCGTTTATCAAGCGGTATCGCTATTTGATTGGCGGAGATGTTTCCACAGAGGCTTTAGACGCGACCGTAACGAATTTCGGGCGGCAACATCAGCCCCGTCAATTCTTTCACTGGGATGCCCAAAATTTGCCGTTAGGATCGAACACTGTTGATAAAATCGTCTGTAATCTTCCCTTCGGGGAGACGATCGGAGATGTATCGGAGCTGACGCGTCTATATCGTCAGTGTCTTACGGAATACGAGCGCGTCCTGAGACCGAGGGGACGAATGGTCCTACTCACTTCGCAAACTACACTCCTTGATGATGCGTTGAAGCAACGGCGTTCCCTCAGAGTTACCCAGAAATTGACAGTCGATGTGAGAGGGATGCGGGCATGGATGTCCGTTGTGTGCCCAAAAACAAGATAG